In Schaalia sp. JY-X169, the following are encoded in one genomic region:
- a CDS encoding CarD family transcriptional regulator, translating into MTFKVGETVVYPHHGAATIEEIVNRKIKGVDTEYLVLKVNQGDLVIQVPAANVESVGVRDVVDDIGVAEVLDVLRQAEVEEPSNWSRRFKANQEKISNGDIVRVSEVVRDLSRRDANKGLSAGEKRMLMKARQILTSELALARSIDEDEAGVLLDEVLVEGMDAVAALEESSKKK; encoded by the coding sequence ATGACTTTCAAAGTCGGCGAAACCGTTGTTTACCCCCACCACGGTGCAGCAACGATAGAAGAGATCGTCAACCGCAAGATCAAGGGCGTTGACACTGAGTATCTGGTGCTCAAGGTGAACCAGGGTGATTTGGTCATCCAGGTTCCCGCCGCCAACGTCGAATCCGTGGGCGTGCGTGATGTTGTCGATGACATCGGCGTTGCTGAAGTACTGGATGTTCTGCGCCAGGCTGAAGTAGAGGAACCTTCGAACTGGTCGCGCCGTTTCAAGGCGAACCAAGAGAAGATCTCCAATGGCGACATCGTCCGGGTTTCTGAGGTGGTTCGTGACCTCTCCCGTCGTGATGCCAACAAGGGCCTATCCGCGGGTGAGAAGCGCATGCTGATGAAGGCCCGCCAGATCCTTACCTCGGAACTGGCCTTGGCTCGCAGCATTGACGAGGACGAAGCAGGCGTTTTACTTGACGAAGTGCTGGTAGAGGGCATGGATGCGGTCGCTGCCCTAGAGGAATCCTCCAAGAAGAAGTAG
- a CDS encoding 2-C-methyl-D-erythritol 4-phosphate cytidylyltransferase — MSTWVVITAAGSGTRLGANVPKALVEVSGRTLLGLALERTLDLADLSGVVVTCPAGSEDMFANVVDKELPRMGVPRQVGLHFVAGGASRQASVKAGLDKVVSEGGEPADVVLIHDAARALAPTDLMDRLVEAVVEGALAVIPGLAVTDTIKQVAVDEHGVETVVATPDRRFLRVAQTPQAFLLGPLWDAHAAAADRGSTEETSATDDASLFEGVAVIPGSPLAFKVTTPEDLTNLTTALAQVSDPA, encoded by the coding sequence TTGTCAACGTGGGTGGTGATCACGGCGGCCGGATCTGGCACGCGACTTGGCGCGAATGTGCCAAAGGCACTGGTTGAGGTTTCTGGTAGGACGTTGCTGGGGCTCGCCCTCGAACGAACCCTGGACCTTGCCGATCTTTCCGGAGTGGTCGTGACTTGCCCGGCGGGCAGCGAAGACATGTTCGCGAATGTTGTGGACAAAGAGCTTCCACGGATGGGTGTGCCCCGCCAGGTAGGGCTCCATTTTGTTGCGGGTGGGGCAAGCCGGCAGGCCTCGGTGAAGGCCGGTCTCGACAAGGTGGTGTCCGAGGGCGGAGAACCCGCAGACGTAGTCCTGATTCATGATGCCGCCCGCGCCCTCGCCCCAACCGACCTGATGGATCGTTTGGTTGAAGCAGTCGTGGAGGGTGCGCTGGCTGTGATTCCGGGCCTAGCCGTCACTGACACCATCAAGCAGGTAGCCGTCGACGAGCACGGGGTTGAAACAGTCGTTGCGACACCTGATCGCCGGTTCTTGCGTGTTGCTCAAACCCCGCAGGCATTCTTGTTGGGGCCCCTGTGGGATGCGCATGCTGCAGCGGCCGACAGGGGGTCGACCGAGGAGACGTCCGCCACCGACGATGCGAGCCTTTTCGAGGGTGTAGCAGTCATTCCAGGCTCGCCGCTGGCATTCAAGGTGACCACACCTGAGGATTTGACGAACCTGACCACCGCCCTGGCTCAGGTGAGCGACCCGGCTTGA
- a CDS encoding MFS transporter encodes MTSTPSPSGDKHGLDGSILAKNALSGPPRLEDIESAIEEEPPASRSKIVSWASWDWGSAAFNAVATSFVFTVYLTSDGMFTDKTTANQYLSWGMVAAGILIALLAPITGQRADRAGKGVRMLGAFSFLVFVCLALMFFVAPDSPLGPIGALWLGIGLLGAGNVFFEFGSVNYNAMLNDISTPKNRGAISGFGWGAGYIGGIVLLLFLYFGFINPEVGLFGVTGENGLDVRVSMLIAAAWFGLFALPVLLNPPKKRVVRNDIPHESIVDSYRKLFATVASLWRESRNTLKFLIASAVFRDGLAGVFTFGGVIAGSVFGFSAGEVIIFAVAANVVAGIATMAFGPLDDRWGSRRIIMISLCLMIVAGLGVFFLYRYGAATFWVLGLALTIFVGPVQSASRTFLANVIPKGREGEVFGLYATTGRAVSFLAPMMYGLAIALGTRILGDGVDATHWGILGIVVVIALGLVLMIPVKSQKELIGESAS; translated from the coding sequence ATGACAAGCACCCCATCCCCCAGCGGGGACAAACACGGTCTAGACGGAAGCATCTTGGCAAAGAATGCGCTTTCGGGGCCTCCCAGACTTGAGGACATTGAGTCAGCCATCGAAGAGGAACCGCCAGCGTCGCGCTCCAAGATCGTTTCATGGGCATCGTGGGATTGGGGTTCGGCGGCTTTCAACGCGGTTGCCACCTCTTTCGTTTTCACCGTCTACCTGACTTCCGACGGCATGTTTACAGATAAGACCACCGCCAATCAGTACCTGTCGTGGGGCATGGTTGCAGCGGGTATCCTCATCGCACTCCTCGCACCAATCACAGGTCAGAGGGCGGACCGTGCGGGCAAGGGTGTGCGGATGCTTGGTGCATTCTCATTCCTTGTCTTCGTTTGCTTGGCCCTGATGTTCTTCGTTGCGCCGGACTCCCCGCTGGGACCGATCGGAGCCCTGTGGCTCGGCATCGGCCTGCTTGGGGCGGGCAATGTCTTCTTTGAGTTCGGCTCAGTCAACTACAACGCCATGCTCAACGACATCTCTACTCCTAAGAACCGCGGAGCCATCTCCGGCTTCGGGTGGGGAGCGGGCTACATTGGCGGCATCGTCCTCCTCCTCTTCCTCTACTTCGGCTTCATCAACCCGGAGGTGGGCCTGTTCGGCGTTACAGGTGAGAACGGGTTGGACGTCAGAGTGTCGATGCTGATCGCCGCAGCTTGGTTCGGGCTGTTTGCGCTCCCAGTCTTGCTCAATCCACCAAAGAAGCGCGTGGTTCGCAATGACATTCCCCACGAGTCAATCGTTGATTCCTACAGGAAGCTGTTCGCCACGGTTGCGTCACTGTGGCGCGAGTCACGCAACACCCTGAAGTTCCTCATTGCTTCAGCAGTGTTCCGTGACGGTTTGGCCGGGGTCTTCACCTTCGGTGGTGTCATCGCTGGCTCAGTATTCGGGTTCAGCGCTGGTGAAGTCATCATTTTCGCCGTCGCAGCCAACGTGGTTGCGGGTATCGCAACCATGGCGTTTGGCCCACTCGATGACAGGTGGGGCTCGCGCCGCATCATCATGATTTCGCTGTGCCTGATGATTGTTGCCGGCCTCGGCGTCTTCTTCCTCTATAGGTACGGGGCTGCCACATTCTGGGTGCTCGGCCTCGCACTAACGATTTTTGTCGGTCCGGTTCAGTCAGCATCACGAACCTTCCTCGCTAACGTCATTCCCAAGGGGCGCGAGGGCGAAGTGTTTGGGCTGTACGCAACTACAGGACGTGCGGTGTCGTTCCTAGCGCCGATGATGTACGGACTTGCGATCGCGCTTGGTACGCGGATCCTCGGAGATGGCGTGGACGCCACTCACTGGGGCATCCTGGGGATTGTTGTGGTGATCGCCCTCGGCCTAGTCCTGATGATTCCCGTGAAGTCGCAGAAGGAACTAATCGGCGAATCCGCTTCCTAG
- the ispF gene encoding 2-C-methyl-D-erythritol 2,4-cyclodiphosphate synthase — protein sequence MTTDIRVGQGIDVHAFEDDADRVLHLACLEWPGEVPLEGHSDADVAAHAICDALLSAAGLGELGTVFGTADPRWKGASGAALLRETLRLLTEAGWRIGNVSVQVIGERPRMSPRREEGAAALSCALGGAPVSLGATTTDKLGFLGRKEGLAAIATALVLRD from the coding sequence ATGACGACAGATATCCGTGTTGGCCAGGGCATTGATGTGCATGCGTTCGAGGACGACGCGGACCGCGTCCTGCACCTAGCCTGCTTGGAGTGGCCCGGCGAAGTACCCCTCGAGGGGCATTCTGACGCTGATGTGGCCGCCCACGCCATCTGCGATGCACTGCTTTCTGCAGCCGGCCTCGGCGAACTTGGGACCGTGTTTGGCACTGCGGATCCACGCTGGAAAGGTGCTTCAGGTGCGGCGCTCCTCCGGGAGACGCTGCGGCTACTCACTGAAGCCGGGTGGCGCATCGGTAATGTCTCGGTGCAGGTGATTGGCGAGCGACCCCGCATGTCACCGCGGCGCGAAGAAGGTGCGGCTGCCCTGTCGTGCGCCCTCGGTGGAGCCCCCGTGTCACTGGGGGCGACCACCACCGACAAACTTGGGTTCCTCGGCCGCAAAGAAGGGTTGGCGGCCATCGCCACCGCCCTCGTCCTTCGCGACTAG
- the cysS gene encoding cysteine--tRNA ligase: MDLRLYDTKTSSLQNLVPIRDGKVGIYLCGPTVQGMPHIGHLRAATSFDVLIRWLRRYGLDITYVRNVTDIDDKILAKSAESGEQWWALAQRFEREFQKAYATLGLIEPTIEPRATGHITDQIALVERLIERGHAYADQCGNVYFDVHSQADYGSLTHQSLNQMRTTEGEDETEAISAGKRDPRDFALWKSTKEGEPETASWDSPWGRGRPGWHLECSAMAHRYLGEAFDIHGGGIDLRFPHHENEQAQSHAAGYDFAKLWVHNAWVTIAGEKMAKSVGNTLDLASLLSQAPAAVIRFALSSVHHRSMIEWSETTLELAGKSWDKLTGFVEDATAQVGEPEVVFMTPDELPAEFTDALNDDLNVAAGLAVVYEHVKRGRRALVEGDREGIQAELKVVRSMLDVLGVDPGSPQWRMTGGDTLQGALDVMINEVLAERALARKEKNWARADQLRDRLAAAGIQVEDGPQGVQWQVTAR, from the coding sequence ATGGATCTGCGTCTTTACGATACGAAAACTTCCTCGCTCCAAAACCTGGTGCCAATCCGGGATGGCAAGGTCGGTATCTACCTGTGTGGCCCGACGGTGCAGGGGATGCCCCACATCGGCCACCTTCGTGCTGCAACCAGTTTTGACGTGCTGATTCGGTGGCTGCGCCGCTACGGTCTCGACATCACCTATGTTCGCAACGTCACCGATATTGATGACAAGATCCTCGCGAAATCGGCAGAGTCGGGGGAGCAGTGGTGGGCGCTAGCTCAACGGTTTGAACGCGAGTTTCAGAAGGCGTACGCAACCCTGGGTCTGATTGAACCAACCATTGAGCCGCGCGCCACAGGCCACATTACCGATCAGATTGCACTGGTGGAGCGTCTCATTGAGCGCGGGCACGCCTACGCGGACCAGTGCGGAAACGTCTACTTTGATGTCCATTCGCAGGCGGACTACGGCTCCCTCACCCACCAGTCCCTCAACCAGATGCGGACGACTGAGGGCGAGGACGAGACGGAGGCAATCAGTGCGGGCAAGCGCGACCCGCGCGACTTCGCGCTGTGGAAGTCGACCAAGGAGGGGGAACCGGAGACGGCCTCGTGGGATTCACCTTGGGGACGAGGGCGGCCCGGTTGGCATCTGGAATGCTCCGCAATGGCGCACCGCTACCTGGGGGAAGCCTTCGATATTCACGGCGGCGGCATCGATTTGCGGTTCCCCCACCATGAGAATGAGCAGGCCCAGTCACATGCCGCGGGATACGATTTCGCGAAGCTGTGGGTTCACAATGCCTGGGTGACAATCGCGGGCGAAAAGATGGCCAAGTCGGTTGGCAACACGCTGGACCTTGCCTCACTTCTGAGCCAGGCACCCGCCGCGGTGATCCGCTTTGCTCTCTCATCAGTGCATCACCGCTCCATGATTGAGTGGTCGGAGACAACCTTGGAGTTGGCGGGCAAGTCTTGGGACAAACTCACTGGGTTTGTCGAGGACGCGACCGCGCAGGTTGGGGAGCCCGAAGTTGTGTTCATGACTCCCGATGAACTGCCTGCAGAGTTTACCGACGCACTCAACGATGACCTCAATGTCGCGGCTGGCCTGGCTGTTGTCTACGAGCACGTCAAACGGGGGCGGCGTGCCCTAGTCGAAGGGGACCGTGAGGGAATCCAGGCCGAACTCAAGGTGGTACGGTCAATGCTTGACGTCCTCGGCGTTGACCCTGGCTCACCGCAGTGGCGCATGACTGGTGGCGATACGCTTCAGGGTGCCCTCGACGTCATGATTAACGAAGTACTTGCGGAGCGCGCCCTCGCCCGTAAAGAGAAGAACTGGGCACGGGCCGATCAGTTGCGCGACAGATTGGCCGCGGCCGGGATCCAGGTCGAAGATGGCCCGCAGGGCGTGCAGTGGCAGGTCACTGCAAGATGA
- the rlmB gene encoding 23S rRNA (guanosine(2251)-2'-O)-methyltransferase RlmB — MAKGNQSRRGAVAKKNQPPKMGSGGKHRRALEGRGPTPKAEDRTWHPAYKQKVAKERQAEREAARAKSMTASAVKVRPGYELVTGRNPVVEVVKAGNKVSRIYLASDPSQGKMREVFELLAETGAPFIEVTKRDLDRVSDGAAHQGIAVEVAEYEYSDLEDLIIDSLQQYKPGLLVALDHITDPHNVGAILRSGAAFGADGLILPERRSAGVGVTAWKVSAGAAARVPAARVTNLVQALRKCKEAGFFIVGLDGNADTTVRNMDLGDSPIVLVTGAEGSGLSRLVRDTCDLIVSIPMTSNVESLNASVATAIALYEIAGE, encoded by the coding sequence ATGGCTAAGGGTAATCAGTCTCGGCGTGGAGCCGTAGCGAAGAAGAACCAGCCACCCAAGATGGGGTCGGGTGGGAAGCATCGCCGCGCCCTCGAAGGCCGCGGTCCCACCCCTAAGGCTGAGGACCGCACGTGGCATCCCGCCTACAAGCAGAAGGTAGCCAAGGAACGCCAGGCTGAGCGTGAGGCGGCGCGAGCCAAGTCGATGACGGCCAGCGCGGTGAAGGTGCGTCCCGGATACGAACTGGTGACGGGGCGCAACCCGGTTGTTGAGGTCGTAAAGGCGGGTAACAAGGTTTCACGGATCTACCTTGCATCGGATCCCAGCCAGGGCAAGATGCGTGAGGTCTTTGAGCTTCTTGCTGAGACGGGTGCGCCGTTTATTGAGGTCACAAAGAGGGACCTCGACCGTGTCAGTGATGGCGCCGCACACCAGGGCATCGCAGTTGAGGTTGCGGAGTACGAGTACTCGGATCTTGAGGACCTGATCATCGACTCCCTGCAACAGTACAAGCCGGGCCTGCTGGTCGCCCTCGACCACATCACTGACCCTCACAATGTCGGCGCGATCTTACGGTCGGGTGCCGCATTCGGAGCGGATGGATTGATCCTGCCTGAGCGTCGTAGCGCTGGCGTTGGGGTCACCGCATGGAAGGTGTCGGCAGGTGCGGCAGCCCGGGTACCAGCAGCCCGCGTCACGAATCTGGTGCAGGCGCTACGCAAGTGCAAAGAGGCCGGCTTTTTCATTGTTGGCCTCGATGGCAATGCGGACACCACGGTGCGGAACATGGATCTGGGCGACAGTCCTATCGTCCTCGTCACCGGCGCCGAAGGTAGCGGCCTATCGAGGTTGGTTCGCGACACGTGTGATCTGATTGTTTCGATTCCAATGACTTCCAATGTCGAATCACTCAACGCTTCGGTGGCGACAGCAATCGCACTCTACGAGATTGCGGGAGAGTAA
- a CDS encoding bifunctional proline dehydrogenase/L-glutamate gamma-semialdehyde dehydrogenase, producing the protein MHHSSDIERAADRALHTTKRWTQLATKYPSSSAARLLAGVLEDPDGLPFTVEFVDGVVRPEDTKVAARNLSELVRRSPRFLPSWLRLPARLGGKAALVAPDLVVTAARRVFMELVRGLVLDARDEKLGAEIAKLRADGSRLNLNLLGEAVLGEAEATKRLSETARLLARDDVDYVSLKVSSVIGPHSPWDHEQAVETAVEKLLPIFQYAAAAPTEKFINLDMEEYKDLDLTLDVFESLLDRQDLLELEAGIVIQAYLPDGLEAMQRLQQWAAERRARGGAPIKVRLVKGANLAMEQVDADLHGWPMTTWESKRATDANYLRILDWALTPEHTENITLGIAGHNLFSLATAWELANIRGVADAIDFEMLVGMADAQAQAIRDEVGDVLLYVPVVDPAEFDVAIAYLVRRLEEGASDQNFMASIFDIATDPKAFAKERDRYEASLKQMIGEGTKRCHPARTQNRQKETARSLEASVRAPGGGWRFHNTPDTDPALAANREWAAQIASRMEGSELGVTSKHTVNSVDELNRVLAKAVKAQAKWAKKTPAERAEVLHRAGVELALRRADLIEVAGSEVGKAVGEADVEVSEAVDFAHYYAEAGEQLPAATFTPVKVTTIVPPWNFPLAIPFGGVAAALAAGSAAILKPSSSATRCGTLLMECLWKAGVPKDLAPLVIPGNREVARAVVEADQVERVVLTGSSETAQMFLDWKPSMGLMGETSGKNSIIVTPSADFDLAVRDVVKSAYGHAGQKCSAASLLILVGSAGVSQRIYNQLVDATGALVVDWPQNLATDMDALTTVPGEKLRRGLTELEPGQNWVLKPFPLDETDRLWAPGIRAGVEPGSEFHKVEYFGPVLGVIRVKTLEEAIEVQNGTDYGLTAGLHSLNAGEIKYWLDRVQAGNLYVNRGITGAIVQRQPFGGWKLSSVGASAKAGGPNYLYGFGTLTSDESSAPTIEPLAGNRADMDPHVTKPQLLALIEAAKQVLGREELEAVVRAAYNAERAASKHFDRLNDPSALAVERNVLRYLPAASTLRVEGDARLVDVLVLAAAAVAVGEFEPDSSGAPRLVRVAPGQSPDYAVNTPLVTLSSDRVLPAEIAEWAETYGFEIRNESRDEFITRLSLDEPDATEIRIRALGTTRAKIQQDLGGDIRVAVWDGPATVAARVEALPFLHEQAVSITNHRYGNPTSITEEILVEN; encoded by the coding sequence ATGCATCATTCAAGCGACATCGAAAGAGCGGCTGACCGGGCGCTTCACACCACGAAGCGCTGGACGCAGTTAGCAACGAAGTATCCGAGCTCCAGTGCGGCCAGGCTGTTGGCCGGCGTCCTTGAAGATCCCGATGGCCTACCCTTCACTGTCGAGTTTGTTGATGGGGTGGTCCGGCCCGAAGACACCAAGGTTGCGGCGCGCAACCTTAGCGAACTGGTGCGCCGGTCACCGCGGTTCTTGCCATCATGGCTACGTTTGCCTGCCAGGTTGGGTGGCAAGGCAGCCTTGGTTGCCCCCGATCTTGTGGTCACGGCCGCCCGGCGCGTGTTCATGGAGTTGGTCCGCGGGTTGGTTCTTGACGCTCGAGATGAGAAGTTGGGCGCTGAGATTGCGAAGCTGCGAGCCGATGGGTCACGGCTCAACCTCAACCTTCTGGGCGAGGCCGTGTTGGGTGAGGCTGAGGCAACCAAGCGTCTGTCTGAGACGGCGCGGCTTCTGGCGCGCGACGATGTTGACTACGTTTCTCTCAAGGTTTCCTCCGTGATTGGCCCGCATAGCCCCTGGGATCATGAGCAGGCTGTCGAAACTGCGGTTGAGAAGCTGTTGCCGATCTTCCAGTACGCTGCTGCCGCACCGACTGAGAAGTTCATCAACCTGGACATGGAGGAATACAAGGATCTTGACCTGACCCTGGACGTGTTTGAGTCTTTGCTGGACAGGCAAGATCTGCTCGAGCTTGAGGCCGGTATTGTCATTCAGGCGTACCTTCCGGACGGCCTCGAAGCAATGCAACGCCTGCAGCAATGGGCCGCAGAACGCCGCGCCCGCGGGGGAGCCCCGATCAAGGTGCGACTGGTGAAGGGTGCAAACCTAGCCATGGAGCAGGTTGATGCGGACCTGCACGGCTGGCCGATGACAACCTGGGAGTCGAAGCGCGCGACGGATGCGAACTACCTGCGAATTCTCGACTGGGCACTCACCCCTGAGCACACCGAGAACATCACGCTGGGCATTGCGGGCCACAATCTTTTCAGCCTTGCTACGGCGTGGGAATTGGCGAACATTCGCGGTGTTGCCGACGCCATTGACTTCGAGATGCTTGTGGGGATGGCGGATGCTCAGGCCCAAGCGATTCGGGACGAGGTTGGGGACGTCCTCCTCTACGTTCCCGTGGTTGACCCAGCCGAGTTCGACGTGGCGATTGCCTACCTGGTGCGGCGTCTGGAAGAGGGCGCTTCGGACCAGAACTTCATGGCCTCAATCTTTGACATAGCAACCGATCCCAAAGCCTTCGCGAAAGAGCGGGACCGCTATGAAGCATCCCTGAAGCAAATGATTGGTGAAGGCACAAAGCGCTGTCATCCGGCCCGGACGCAGAACCGTCAGAAGGAGACGGCCCGTTCACTTGAAGCATCCGTGCGCGCACCCGGTGGTGGGTGGCGTTTTCACAACACCCCGGATACTGACCCGGCCCTCGCTGCTAACCGGGAATGGGCAGCCCAGATCGCCTCGCGCATGGAAGGCTCCGAACTGGGAGTTACCTCCAAGCACACGGTTAACTCGGTTGACGAGCTGAACAGAGTGCTTGCAAAGGCGGTGAAGGCGCAGGCGAAGTGGGCGAAGAAGACTCCGGCTGAGCGCGCCGAGGTTCTTCACCGGGCGGGTGTCGAACTTGCGTTGCGACGCGCGGACCTCATCGAGGTTGCGGGCTCAGAAGTTGGCAAGGCCGTTGGGGAAGCCGATGTTGAGGTCTCCGAGGCCGTTGATTTCGCCCACTATTACGCTGAGGCCGGAGAACAGCTACCCGCAGCCACCTTCACCCCGGTCAAGGTGACAACCATTGTGCCGCCATGGAACTTTCCCCTAGCAATCCCCTTCGGTGGTGTGGCTGCTGCGCTTGCTGCAGGTTCGGCAGCGATCCTCAAGCCCTCGTCCTCGGCGACTCGCTGTGGCACCCTCCTCATGGAGTGCCTGTGGAAGGCCGGCGTTCCTAAGGATCTGGCGCCATTGGTGATCCCGGGTAATCGCGAGGTGGCACGAGCTGTAGTTGAGGCGGACCAGGTTGAACGGGTGGTGCTGACGGGGTCATCCGAGACAGCGCAGATGTTCCTTGATTGGAAACCATCGATGGGCCTGATGGGGGAGACGTCGGGTAAGAATTCAATCATCGTCACACCATCTGCTGACTTTGACCTTGCGGTTCGCGATGTTGTGAAGTCTGCATATGGCCATGCTGGCCAGAAATGCTCGGCGGCGTCACTTCTGATCCTTGTGGGTTCAGCCGGAGTTTCCCAACGAATCTACAACCAGTTGGTTGATGCGACAGGCGCCCTCGTCGTTGATTGGCCGCAGAATTTGGCAACGGATATGGATGCGCTCACCACGGTGCCCGGAGAAAAGTTGCGTCGCGGGCTAACTGAACTGGAGCCGGGCCAGAACTGGGTCCTCAAGCCGTTCCCGCTGGATGAAACTGACCGCCTGTGGGCGCCCGGGATCAGGGCCGGAGTTGAGCCGGGTAGCGAGTTCCACAAGGTGGAGTACTTCGGTCCCGTCCTCGGCGTCATCAGGGTGAAAACACTTGAGGAAGCAATCGAGGTGCAGAACGGAACTGACTACGGCCTCACTGCCGGCTTACATTCGCTGAATGCAGGCGAAATCAAGTACTGGCTGGACCGGGTCCAGGCTGGGAATCTTTACGTTAATCGCGGTATCACGGGTGCGATTGTGCAGCGTCAGCCTTTTGGGGGGTGGAAGCTCTCCAGTGTCGGCGCGTCGGCTAAGGCGGGCGGCCCCAACTATCTGTACGGATTCGGCACTCTGACTTCGGACGAGAGCTCTGCGCCGACAATTGAACCGTTGGCGGGGAATCGCGCCGACATGGATCCACACGTCACGAAGCCGCAGCTTCTAGCGTTGATTGAAGCAGCGAAGCAGGTGTTGGGACGCGAAGAGCTTGAGGCGGTTGTACGGGCCGCATATAACGCGGAGCGAGCAGCGTCCAAGCACTTTGACAGGCTCAATGACCCCAGTGCGCTAGCCGTGGAGCGCAACGTGTTGCGTTATCTTCCGGCCGCTTCAACGTTGCGGGTTGAGGGCGATGCAAGGTTGGTGGACGTCCTGGTTTTGGCGGCTGCGGCTGTGGCGGTTGGCGAGTTCGAGCCGGATTCCAGCGGGGCACCACGCTTGGTGCGAGTCGCGCCGGGCCAGTCGCCGGACTACGCGGTGAACACCCCGCTGGTGACCCTGTCTTCGGACCGGGTCTTGCCGGCGGAGATCGCGGAGTGGGCAGAAACGTACGGTTTCGAGATTCGCAACGAGTCGAGGGATGAGTTCATCACTCGACTCTCCTTGGATGAACCAGATGCTACGGAGATCCGCATCCGCGCGCTCGGCACGACGAGGGCGAAGATCCAGCAGGATTTGGGTGGTGACATCCGGGTGGCGGTGTGGGATGGTCCGGCAACGGTGGCGGCACGCGTTGAGGCGCTGCCGTTCCTCCATGAGCAGGCGGTGTCGATCACCAACCATCGCTACGGAAACCCAACGTCGATCACGGAGGAAATCCTCGTCGAGAACTGA
- a CDS encoding adenylosuccinate synthase — protein sequence MSGIIVVGTQWGDEGKGKATDQLGGDVAMVVKFNGGNNAGHTVVVDGESYALHLLPAGILSPNAIPVIGAGVVVDPDALFGEIEAMEARGVDCSRLVVSADAHVIAPYNRSFDKLNEVALGAGLIGTTGRGIGPTYADKMNRTGLRIQDLLDEDVVRARVTQNIQSKLRGFDPEEIPAEFKADFDIDATVAALVAYGERLRPLIVDSSLIVNRALDAGQKVLFEAGQAAMLDIDHGTYPFVTSSTAIAAGALAGVGVGPTKIDRVIGVAKAYTTRVGSGPFPTELHGEAGDHLRELGGEYGVTTGRARRVGWLDLVVLRYSNRINGLTDIALTKLDVLDSYETIPVAIGYEVDGVFTPEIPVFQSEFSRAVPVYKEMAGWNDDITGVRRFEDLPEAARDYVTFIEDEVGARISTIGVGQARDAAIVR from the coding sequence ATGTCGGGCATCATCGTTGTCGGAACCCAGTGGGGCGACGAAGGCAAAGGTAAAGCGACAGACCAGTTGGGCGGCGACGTCGCCATGGTCGTCAAGTTCAATGGCGGTAACAACGCAGGCCATACAGTCGTCGTGGACGGCGAGTCGTATGCACTGCATCTTCTACCCGCCGGGATCCTCTCACCAAACGCCATTCCCGTGATCGGCGCGGGCGTTGTCGTCGACCCGGACGCCCTCTTCGGTGAAATAGAGGCAATGGAAGCGCGCGGAGTGGACTGCTCGCGACTGGTTGTTTCCGCGGATGCCCACGTCATCGCGCCCTACAACCGCTCGTTCGACAAGTTGAACGAGGTCGCCCTCGGCGCAGGCCTGATTGGGACGACCGGGCGGGGGATTGGCCCCACCTACGCGGACAAAATGAACCGCACCGGCCTACGTATCCAAGACCTGCTGGACGAGGACGTGGTCCGAGCCCGCGTCACCCAGAACATTCAGTCTAAGTTGCGCGGTTTTGACCCCGAGGAGATCCCCGCAGAGTTCAAGGCTGATTTCGACATTGATGCAACGGTTGCCGCACTGGTCGCCTACGGTGAGCGCCTGCGCCCCCTGATTGTTGATTCGTCCCTGATCGTAAACCGGGCGCTCGACGCCGGGCAGAAGGTCTTGTTCGAGGCCGGTCAGGCCGCGATGCTCGATATCGACCACGGAACCTATCCCTTCGTCACCTCCTCCACAGCCATTGCTGCGGGTGCCCTGGCTGGCGTCGGTGTTGGCCCAACCAAGATCGACCGGGTCATCGGTGTTGCAAAGGCTTACACGACCCGCGTTGGTTCGGGACCCTTCCCAACTGAACTCCACGGCGAAGCGGGCGATCACCTGCGTGAACTGGGTGGAGAATACGGTGTAACAACGGGCCGCGCGCGCCGCGTGGGGTGGCTGGACCTCGTTGTTCTTCGCTACTCCAACCGCATCAACGGACTCACCGACATCGCGCTGACAAAGTTGGATGTCCTCGACAGTTATGAGACCATCCCGGTCGCGATTGGCTACGAGGTTGATGGCGTCTTCACCCCCGAGATTCCAGTCTTCCAGTCTGAGTTTTCGAGGGCGGTCCCCGTCTACAAGGAGATGGCGGGGTGGAATGACGACATCACGGGCGTGCGCCGCTTCGAAGACCTTCCTGAGGCAGCCCGCGACTACGTGACATTTATTGAGGACGAGGTCGGAGCCCGCATCTCCACGATCGGGGTCGGCCAAGCCCGCGACGCGGCGATTGTGCGCTAG